Below is a genomic region from Triticum dicoccoides isolate Atlit2015 ecotype Zavitan chromosome 5A, WEW_v2.0, whole genome shotgun sequence.
ataacgggatcacatcattaggagaatgatgtgatggacaagacccaatcctaagcatagcttaaagatcgtgtagttcgtttgctagagcttttccaaatgtcaagtatcatttccttagaccatgagattgtgcaactcccggataccgtaggagtgctttgggtgtaccaaacgtcacaacgtaactgggtgactataaaggtgcactacgggtatctccgaaagtgtctgttgggttggcacgaattgagactgagatttgtcactccgtatgacggagaggtatctcttgggcccactcggtaatgcatcatcataatgagctcaatgtgaccaagtggttgatcacgggatcatgcattacggtacgagtaaagtgacttgccagtaacgagattgaacgaggtattgggataccgacgattgagtctcgggcaagtaacgtaccgattgacaaagggaattgtatacgggattgattgaatcctcgacatcgtggttcatccaatgagatcatcgaggagcatgtgggagccaacatgggtatccagatcccgctgttggttattgaccagagagtcgtctcggtcatgtctccgtgtctcccgaacccgtagggtctacacacttaaggttcgatgacgctagggttgttgagatattagtatacggtagcccgaaagttgttcggagtcccgaatgaaatcccagacgtcacgaggagttccgaaatggtccggaggtgaagatttatatataggaagtcaagtttcggccatcgggaaagtttcaggggtaatcaatattgtaccgggaccgccggaagggtcccgggggttcaccgggtggggccacctatcccggagggccccatgggctgaagtgggaggggaaccagcccctagtgggctggtgcgccccccatgggcccccctgcgcctagggttggaaaccctaggggtgggggcgccccacttggcttggggggcactccaccccccttggccgcccccccttggagattgcatctcctagggccgacgcccccctaggggtcctatatatagtgggggggagggagggcagccgcaccctagcccctggcgcctccctctccctctcgtgacacttctccctctccctgagcttggcgaagccctgcgagatcaccgttgcttccaccaccacgccgtcgtgctgctggatctccatcaacctctccttcccccttgctggatcaagttggaggagacgtcttcccaaccgtacgtgtgttgaacgcggaggtgccgtccgttcggcgctaggtcatcggtgatttggatcacgacgagtacgactccatcaaccccgttctcttgaacgcttccgctcgcgatctacaagggtatgtagatgcactcccttctccctcattgctagatgactccatagattgatcttgatgatgcgtagaaaattttaaaattctgctacgttccctaacaaagTTCAGCCTCGCATCGCTGCAGTGGACCCGGACCTGCCACCGGTGtattccatggccgcgagctcagcGGTGTGGAAGGAGCCGATCCACTTCGGCTTGTGGGTCTCGCAGACGGTGATTTTGGCCACCCACATCCCCCACGACCGCTGCCGAACGCCCAGGTAGGTCTTCGACGGCGACCGCGGTGGAGGGAGGTCGGGGAAGTCCGCAAAACGCgtgggggcgcggcggcgggcggatcggCCGAGCGGCGGCGGCTTGAGGAAGCGCCCGCAAACGACGGCCCGCGGGCGTGGCGGCGCGGATCGGCGGAGGGGATCCGCGGCCACCACGTCCGGCTATCGGGAGGAAGAAGGGCGACGAATCGGGGCGGGGGTCTTGCCGGCGgcgggcgagggggagaagagtaggcgagggagaggaagagagagtggggattttttACTCAGCCGCCGAGCTCCGGagtaaatataaagagagcattggGGATGGAGTAAATTTTTTACTCCACTAACGGTTTATTAGGGCTTGGCTaggtgtgtttagaagagagaaaaaaCCCAAATATACTCCCTTACTGCAGGATAAGGGATCGGTTAGAGTTGCCCTTACTGGTCTGGAACATCTAACAACTTGTGACTATGAATCGAACATGCCACTATACTCTTGTCAAAAGGTCTATTATGGAAGGTAACGAAAAAGAAGATGAAGCTAGCAAGAAGATAAAATTTGTCTTGATACTGATGTACCTAAGACAAGTAATTTCAAACAAATAATTTCGGACAGAGGGCGACACCGTGTCCTGGCCCTTCCTCCTTCAAGCTCTCCGCCACCTTGGCTTCGGGCAACGCTGGTGCGAATGGGTGTGCATCCTGGTCTCCACCGCATCCACGCGGGTCCTCATCAACGGCAATCCAGGACCCCCGGTGGATCATGCATGCGGGCTTCGCCAAGGCGATCCGATATCCTCGCTACTCTTCGCGATTGTGATCGACACCCTGAACTCCCTCCTCCAGCACGCGGTCAGCGCGGGAATGCTACAACGGCTTACCACTCGCCACGCCGCTTCCAGCATCTCTCTGTACGCTGACGACGTGGTCGTCTTCTGCCATCCGACTACCACGGAGCTTGCCACCTTCCGCGAGCTGCTACGGATCTTCGGGGAGGCATCGGGTCTACGCACGAACTTCCTCAAGTGCTCGGCCACTCCCATCCGATGCGACGAGGAGGTGCCTTCGATCATCGACTCCACGCTCGCGTGCGCCGTCTCCAGCTTCCCCGTGGTTTACCTGGGCCTGCCTCTATCCGTGCGCAAGACGCCCTCCTCGTCCTTGCTGCCGCTCGTGGACAAGATTATGCGGAAGCTGGCCACCTGGAAAGCCGCACTCCTGACCCGTGGCGAGCGCCTTGCACTCGTACGCCACGTGCTCTCTGCCATGCCCGTGCACATCCTCATGGCCATCGTCATCAACCCATCCATCCTTAAGAAGATCATGCGGATCATCCGCGACTTCCTCTGGCATGGCCGACGCGACGCCCGATCTGGCAGCTGCTTGGTGAGCTGGCCCCGCGTATGTCGACCCATCGAGTTCGGCGGGCTTGGTGTGCGCGATTTGTACCTCACTGGGATCTCCCTGCGCTGCCGCTGGCTCTGGCTCAAAGCCACCGACCCCGCGCGGCCTTGGCATCATCTACAGCTCCCCACGGACGATGTGACATCTCGCTTCTTCCGCGCCTCCACATCCTGGCATCTTGGAGATGGGAAGACCTGCCTCTTTTGGACCGATCACTGGCTCGAGGGCCAGGCCGTATCCGAGATCGCCCCTGGCCTTTTCTCCCTCGTACCGAGCCGGCGCAAGCGACGCACCGTGGTCTGCGAGGGCCTTGAGCAGCATGCCTGGATTCGTGACATCCACGGCACGCTCGGGATCCCGGAGGCCCTTGAGTACATCCGCCTCTGGCGCAAACTCCAAGGCGTGGCCCTCACTACCACACCCGACAAGATATCCTGGCGTTGGACGTCAAACGGCATTTACTCGGCCAAATCCTGCTATCACGCTCTCTTCCACGGATCCACTACGCCGCCCTCTTGGAAGCTTCTTTGGAGGAGCTGGGCCCCCCTGAACACCAAGTTTTTCCTCTGGCTCGCCTCTCTGGACAGGTGCTGGACGGCTGAGCGCCGCGCTCGTCACGACCTCACGCTCGACACCGCCTGCGTCCTATGTCACCAGGAGACAGAATCCATCGACCACCTCCTTGCGGGATGCGTCTTTGCCCGGATAACCTGGCACGAGATCCTGGCTTGGTGCCGGCTCACCACTCCTCCCATGGACGGCGCGACGACCTTCTTCGCTTGGTGGGCGCTTGCATCCGCCACCTCGCCGAGCGGACTCCGTAAAGGGCTCAACTCCATCGTCGCTCTAACCGCTTGGGCCATCTGGAAGCATCGCAACGCCGCCATCTTCGACGGCTTACAACCCTCCACTGATGGTCTGGTGGTCTCCATCCAGGATGACGCTCGCCTATGGGCTAAGGCCGGCGCCAAGGGACTAGCCTCTATTATTCCTGTAACCTGATCATTGTAGTGAGGCTGAGCATCCTCCTCCCTCTGCTCGATGCATCCCTCCAGACGCCTTCCAGCGTACGTCTGTACGGATGCTACCTGTACCTTGTACTTTCCACCCCTCCcacctatcaatgaaatgatacgctgCTAAGCGTATTCACCAAAAAAAAAATTCGGACAGAGGGTATTTCATAGCTATAGCTACAAGCAACATTCTACTCAGCTCAGTCAAATATACTACACACACGGGCACAAAAATATCTAGTCTTCTCTCCCCTCTGAATTCATTTATCCATCTCTGTACACATGTGAATATCATATCAACAAGAGAGGAACacatcagcagcagcagcacatgGATGCTACATTACTATTACttgcaatgtatctacttttcgctGCCTAGACTCTAAAATTGCATGTGTAGAGTGTCATGTGACTTGctagccaagaactaaaattggaaaaagaGTCATGAGGCCCAGATCCCTTGTTTATTATAGCATAGTACCGTAGCAGTTGCTACAATATACAAAGGAGGCCCGGGGCAGCCCAGCCGCCCCTGCTGACAAGCACCACCGCCCGCCTCGTAGCACATCGCGTCTCCGGTTGCAGCACAGACACACAGGTCTCCGCTGGCGACGATCGTACCACCAGCCGTTGCCGAGCTCGCAGCTCGTCACACCATTGTCGTTTGACACACAACAGCACGCGATGTGAGTCGTAGCACCGCGAGTCACCGAACGAAGACATGCCTGAGTCGTAGCACCGCCCATTGCCGAGCTCAATGCACCGACTCGACTCCGCAGCAATAGCCACTGGCCTTTGCAGTGACGAGTACCTCTGCTCACAACAACACCGTCTGCCGCTCGCAGCACCGTCCGCTCTGACTCCGTGGCTTGCAACACTGCCCTTCCGTCACTAGCTCACAGCATAGCATCTGCCCTTTTCAGGCCATGTGGTTGGGTTTAGCGCAGGTCGATGGTCAGCGGACGAGTTGAGTGGCGCGTGCAGACATAGGGAAATGGAGAAGAGAAGGAGGTGATCGACCGAGCGCTGAGATCGGTTACCCGATTTAAACGTTCCCCTACAATTTTAGGGGCCACCTATCAGCCACACACAAACAAAACAATTGGTGCTGTAACATAGTCGCATCTAGTAGCAAGTCCGGTCATAATCTCTCACAGCCTACACTCTCAATTCTTGAGTGATCTCGCAAATCACGCTCATTTTGACCAAATAAACAAACGCAAGGTGTGCCCTAGCTCACACTATCATGTaccacgtgacacatgtggtaaACAATTCAAACTATTCAAAGATAGCTTACACTATCCTGTTGTCAGCACAGAGCAAATACATGAAATTTTGGTGATCAGATGCATAAGATCAGCTTGCAGATTTCTCCATCCTAGATACTTTGAGAATTTTTGCATCTGCTTGTGAAACACCCCTGCGGTTAGCTGTGTTCCGGATGAGAGAATAGCATTCAGAGCTTTACTCTAACAGCAACAATCACCAGAAATCAGGAAGATGTAAATATTCACAGCAATATAGTATCACCGGCTTAATTCACTGCATGAACTGGAGGACAAAGTTCAAGAAGACCTAACAAAAAGGGATCCCCAACAAGTTTGCGACGACTTGCCTGATAATTCACAAAGCATGAGAACACCTGATAGAGTAATACATATAAAGTACTATTTTGGCTGCCATTATTACCAACCAATGTCTAAGAACAACAGTTTCACTCCTTAATCCACACTAAGAACATGTGTGATGACCATGTTGATGAGAAAACGAAAAAGGCAGTGCAACACCACACCATTGAATGTCCATTATTGCCCTATCTAGTCCCGTTTAGATGACCATATTATGGCCAAAGTTGTGCATCAGGAAGACGGATCCAGCAAATATACCAGCAGCCTTTAGCACCTTCTGTAAATGAACAAATAAAAAAACAGTAGTAAGAGGTTTTTGTACCAACAGGAGATATTGTCCTAAACAACAAGGGTACAATATCACTATAAACTGCAAGCAGTTAATCTAGTATTCCTTAACCCAATAACAGCCCAGCCCAATTACAGTACTCAAGTAGTACCAAGAGATAACATGTAGGAACAATTTCAAATCATTTTGCGCCTCACCACAACTGGGGGTTCCACTTTATGGCCAGAAAGAACACATAGGAGAAAAAAATACAAATGTTCAGCTGTCAGACGACAAATTCAGAGATAGGATCCACCATTGCAAAGTTTCAATGTCAAGCATAACTTAAAAGTTAGGAATCCAACAATAAAAAATATTGGTTTTCAGGCAGAGATTTCAAACATCTCAGGCAGAAAATTAAAAGATCCACAGGATCATTGCCAGGCATGGTTTACCAAAATTGTAAGGATAAGTAACTAAAGTAAGTGATTCATAAGTAACTAAAGTAAGCGATTCATCAGCGAAGGAAACAAGGTTCGACTGACTAATACTACCAATTCTTTAAAATCCCATGATTTGTTGTCCTAGATCCTACATATATCCTATGAATTGCGATCATAGTGTGGAACCTTGAGAGGATCACATAGCAGAACACAAGGGGGAGCACAAATTCAAATCCTTTTGCACCTCAATAAACATGAAGGTTCCTCTTTTAGTCAAAAAATAACACATGGGACAATAAAATATAAAGGATCAACTACCAGACATAACTCAAAATACATCAGAATATCCATTAACCAACAGCAAAACTTCAATATCAAGCATAACTTAAAGTTTGGGATTCACCAACAGAAAAACGTCGGTTCTCAGGCAGAAATTTAGAAGATCCACAAGATCACGCCAGAAATTTAGAGGTGGATCTAGACACAGCCATAGTTGTGCAGAACCTAGAAAGTTAGAAGTTATATGAATTTACTAGTACGTAACAAACGCCACAAGTCAGTACTGACGACTAACGCCACATTATAGTCTCATCTTGCAGATAGCCAAGTACAGAAGGCTAAACCGATGGCATTAGCAAGCGAACGTAGCAAGTTAGAAGTTATATGAATTTACTAGTACGTCACAAACGCCACAAGACAGTACCGACAACCAACGCCACATTATAGTCTCATCTTGCAGATAGGCAAGTACAGAAGTCTAAATCGATAGCATTAGCAAGCGAAGCGTCTTAGCGGTACAGAGTCAGAATGCCTAAATCAACTTCATTGGCTTTTTTCCATGCCCTAATTGTGCCCCAAGCCTTGAGCAGCAGCATCACAATTCACAAGCAAAGCTGTTGAAGCACAACATAACAGAACCACACATGGCTTCACGATGTGCTAGCAAGTTCCTGGGTCATATACTACACATCAAAAGGGCGGCGAACAACCTAACCATCCAAATTCTAAACCGAATCTCTCACCCGTATCAGTTAGCAAAACAGACTACCATACTAGTAATCCCATATCTCAGCAATGACGCAAGAACAGGTTTTTCTTTTTGCGGGAAGCAAGAACAGGGTAATTAATAAGTAGGCGACGCATAAATAACTAGATCGaagggagaggagggagaggggctgaCATAGTTGACCGCCCAGTTCTCCTCGTTGTTGCACTGCGAGTCCCAGAACGCCCTCATCTTCTCCAacgccgccttcgccgccgccatgtccgcCCTTTGGATCTCCTCCCGCTCCCTCCGACGAGTTCTATCTGGTTAGGGTTTTTTTCTTCTTCGCGCGGCGGCCGGTTACGTGTTATGTTAAGGAGCCCACTTCTTCTCTATATCGGTCTGTTGGGCTTTGCACTCGAATTTTGTGTTGCGACTCCCCTGCAAAAagattaaaaaaagagaaaaaggaggaAGGGGAAAAAAAGGAGAATataggaaaaacaaaaaaaaatccgaCTCCGCTGGGGATCGAACCCAGAATCTCTGGTTTCGTAGACCAGCGCCTTATCCATTGGGCCACGGAGTCAATTGTTGTAATTTTTGGGCTTTGTCACTATATATTGGTTGGGCCGTACATAATTGTGCCCCAAGCCTTGAGCAGCAGCATCACAATTCACAAGCAAAGCTGTTGAAGCACAACATAACAGAACCACACATGGCTTCACGATGTGCTAGCAAGTTCCTGGGTCATATACTACACATCAAAAGGGCGGCGAACAACCTAACCATCCAAATTCTAAACCGAATCTCTCACCCGTATCAGTTAGCAAAACAGACTACCATACTAGTAATCCCATATCTCAGCAATGACGCAAGAACAGGTTTTTCTTTTTGCGGGAAGCAAGAACAGGGTAATTAATAAGTAGGCGACGCATAAATAACTAGATCGaagggagaggagggagaggggctgaCATAGTTGACCGCCCAGTTCTCCTCGTTGTTGCACTGCGAGTCCCAGAACGCCCTCATCTTCTCCAacgccgccttcgccgccgccatgtccgcCCTTTGGATCTCCTCCCGCTCCCTCCGACGAGTTCTATCTGGTTAGGGTTTTTTTCTTCTTCGCGCGGCGGCCGGTTACGTGTTATGTTAAGGAGCCCACTTCTTCTCTATATCGGTCTGTTGGGCTTTGCACTCGAATTTTGTGTTGCGACTCCCCTGCAAAAagattaaaaaaagagaaaaaggaggaAGGGGAAAAAAAGGAGAATataggaaaaacaaaaaaaaatccgaCTCCGCTGGGGATCGAACCCAGAATCTCTGGTTTCGTAGACCAGCGCCTTATCCATTGGGCCACGGAGTCAATTGTTGTAATTTTTGGGCTTTGTCACTATATATTGGTTGGGCCGTACATAATAAAAGAGCAAAAAATGAATACGACTCCCGCTGGGGATCGAACCCAGAATCTCTGGTTTCGTAGACCAGCGCCTTATCCATTGGGCCACGGAGTCATTTGATGATATCATTTCGCCTAGCATCTTACTAAACATTACTTCCGTGATTTAATAGTCATTCGTCGCCAACGTTGGATTTCGTAGCGCTGGAGAGATGCCACGTCTCCTGCTTGGATGGATCAGCCGAGACCGCACACACCAGCTACACCACTCCACCGAAGCGAAAGGGGACAAAGGTTTGCACGTCGCCAAGTCCTGAACCATTACCTAGCAGAGCAGGGATCCCATCGACGAGGCGAGGACAGAGGTGGATCAACAATGGCGTCGCTTCTTTCGCCGAACACCGTCGCTGCGACCACGGCGAGGCCGTCCGGCAGGAGGAGCCGCCTTACTCCCAGTGTCACCGCCATGGCAACCAAGGGCCCGAAGCCCAGCTCCGGCGGCACGAAAAGATCGTCGGTAAGCTAGCGCCTGCCGTTAATCCCTTGCGCTATCAATCTATTTCATGTCAGACTCCATGCGTGCGTGCGTGTAAGAACTTGCAATATACCGACGCGCGCGTGTGGCGCATGCAGGGCACTACCACGGTGTTCCCGGTGGGGAAGCCCGCGGGCCCGCCGCGGCCGGCGACGACGAAGGGGTCGGCGCCCGTGAAGCTGCTGACGAACGTGGAGAAGCTACGGCTGCTGACCAAGGCGGAGAAGGCGGGCCTGCTGTCCGCGGCGGAGCGCGCCGGGCTGTCGCTGTCGGCGGTCGAGCGCCTCGGGCTGCTGTCCAAGGCGGAGGAGCTCGGGGTGCTGTCGGCCGCCACCGACCCTGGCACCCCCGGCTCGCTGCAGGGCCTCGCGCTCCTGCTGCTGGCCGCCGGCCCCGCCGTCGTCTTCCTCGTCCCCGAGCAGTACCCCTGGGAGGTGGCGCTCCaggccgtcgccgccctcgtctgcgTCGCCGGGGGCTCCGCCGCGTTCGCCGCGTCCAGCTTCGTGTCCAGGCTCCAGGGCTCCTCCGGCTGATCTCGACGAACTCTGCTTGCTTCAGCATCGACCGAGTGTCAATTGCCGCGTTTGATTCTAGCACCAATGATCTTGCGTAGAGTTAATCTACTTCTGTAAAGATGGGCTGATATTTATACGATGCGCCATTCGGTTGCAATACTGCAGGTTTTTGTAttaaggggcgttgtcgaacttcTGATGGAAGCACTTCTGTCTTAATTTTTGGGTATCTttattagtaagcttgcacgtgctcGGGTAATGATCTTCTCAAAGATACATCTAGTCCTATTCAAatgtattccctccgttccaaaatagatgactcaattttatactaaagttagtataagaaaatgacACATATACAAAGTCAAGGTAACATTCATCATATAGGCCCTAAACCATGTTTACAGGCACTTACTGTTAGATTGATCTCTTCCCGATCGAGCCCAACTATGACGTCCGGATAAATACTGTCAGATTGATCTCTTCCCGATCGAGTCCAACTGTGACGTCCGGATAGATACattaatcccacgttaacgatgccacgtcacctcggttattgttgctaatcccgcgttagttcgaaaccgattcaaatttaaattcaaataaaAGTCAAAATTTAAAGTTTTCttaatgtcaaaactaaaatgttaatTGTGTGGCCAATATTCCATAAACActtatggtggtgaaccaacatattTATAAAGTACTTAAATGCCTTAAAATAACTAAAAGAGGGactaaaacaattaattaaatgctttTTGAATAATAATAATTGCAAAGTATTTTAATTAAATTCTAAAACTAAATGTGGCAGTGGCATAAATTACTAATGTTGAATTAGGGACTAGTATTATATTTTGTAGacctaaaaataaaagaaacaaaaaggaTAAAAAAACTATAAAAAGAAAGAACAGGAAATTGCATAAAGAAATGAGAGAAGCACCCCTACCTTGGGCCTCAAGGCCCATCTACCTAGCAGGTTGGCCCAGACGCACGCTCCTTCCCCATCTCCCCTGTTCACATTACCATGGACGCCGGCGATGGCCGCCACGGCATAGGGCGATGCCGTGGCGCCCATCCACCGCTCCCCCCTCGCCTATGTCTTCCCCCGGGCTGAAACCCTAATCGGCCCCTCCTCATTTCCTCTTCCCCTCGTCTTCATCGCCAGATCCGCACCACCGCCGCTCTTTGCTGTCGCCGTGCGCCCGCATCGCCGGCCATCTCGCCCTACCACGTCCATCATGTGCCCCGACGACTAGAACCGCATTTGTCTGCTTCACTGTCATCCTCTACATCGACCGGTGCCACCCGTTGGAGCTCCTCACCGCTGCAGCGCTAGATCgaagcttcttcctcctcgggtcgctGACGAACCACGACGCCGCCTGCCACCTCTGCTGCTCCTAACCTACTCGACGGGCCTCCTTGCGCCTGCTCGGTGAGCGctactccctctctttccttcccccaacCCCCGCCTTGGAACGCCGTCGTCATGCCGTGGCCGTCGCCCTACCCCCTCGCTCGGTTCCCCTGCTCGCCTTGCTCACTAGTACCCGCGCACGCCCGCGGCCACTCCCCTGAGCCTGCACCTCCGTCCGCCGCGCTGCTATGTAGCCCCGTCGCATGCGTGCCCCGCCTGCGCCCCGTTCCGCCGTGACCGCTGCCGTCCCCCTGCGCGCTTGGTCGTGCCCCCgcgagctgctgctgcttgctgcgcgCGCCCGCAGCCCGCTCGCCTCCCGCCACTGGCTTGTGCTGCCGCTGCTGCTCTGCATACTGCTGCTGCCACCGCCGCTTGTCGTCGCCCCCCGTGGAGCCTCTACCTACGCCACAGCCGCGCCGCGCCGGCCCTCACCCCCGCTTTCGCCTGTGTTGCTCTGCCTGATGCTGCTCGCTACGCTAGCAGACGCCGCCGCTTCTTGCCGCCCCTGCTGCCCGTGCCACGCTGCGCCGCCCCCTGGCGCTCACCCAGACCGCTGCCGGCGCCCGCTGTCCCACGCCGGCTCCGCCCGACCATGTCGCCGTCCGTCCCGCCTCTGACCGCTGGCCGCGCCCCATCGCCG
It encodes:
- the LOC119299719 gene encoding mitochondrial import receptor subunit TOM5 homolog, which produces MAAAKAALEKMRAFWDSQCNNEENWAVNYKVLKAAGIFAGSVFLMHNFGHNMVI
- the LOC119299720 gene encoding uncharacterized protein LOC119299720 codes for the protein MASLLSPNTVAATTARPSGRRSRLTPSVTAMATKGPKPSSGGTKRSSGTTTVFPVGKPAGPPRPATTKGSAPVKLLTNVEKLRLLTKAEKAGLLSAAERAGLSLSAVERLGLLSKAEELGVLSAATDPGTPGSLQGLALLLLAAGPAVVFLVPEQYPWEVALQAVAALVCVAGGSAAFAASSFVSRLQGSSG